A genome region from Naumovozyma castellii chromosome 5, complete genome includes the following:
- the COQ6 gene encoding putative N,N-dimethylaniline monooxygenase COQ6 (ancestral locus Anc_1.103), with protein MSSRTMRVFSLSSNCWNLQPQGNKGRKRTNKNLRGQMMLSRTRTVASKYPRLLVRQLATVKAAPKETDVLIVGGGPAGLTFATAIKTSPELSHLSTTLVDAGDIKNKVGSFYDNPPDYFTNRVVSLTPKSLNFLEHHLKVKLMNERIQPYDGLYITDGCTPATLDLEKDSMLYMIEILNIQSSLLKKMQEHKHGLKLIDQTKVANIEYTDPKDPQSWPIVTLDNGEVFKTRLLVGADGFNSPVRKFSGIHSRGWFYNTFGLVATLKLETPPFKIRGWQRFLPTGPIAHLPLPGNNATLVWSTGGEALSRLLMSLPAEQFTTLVNAAFILDDADMQFYYKQLSKGEMTTEELVKDVASRKEQVLESLNDAGDDMFVDEHYPPLVSDVVENTRARFPLKFSHADTYCTDRIALVGDAAHTTHPLAGQGLNMGQGDVEALVSALEKASMRGLDIGSMLSLEPFWADRYPFNLTRLGMADKLHKIYHTNFEPVVALRSLGLNLTNMIPPIKDRIMDTLTGKY; from the coding sequence ATGTCTTCCAGAACTATGCGCGTATTTTCTCTGTCTTCAAATTGTTGGAACTTGCAACCACAGGGAAACAAAGGAAGGAAAAGAACTAACAAGAATCTTCGAGGCCAAATGATGCTATCACGTACTAGAACTGTTGCATCTAAATATCCAAGGTTACTGGTGAGACAATTGGCAACGGTAAAGGCTGCCCCAAAGGAAACTGACGTACTTATTGTGGGAGGTGGCCCAGCCGGTTTAACCTTTGCTACTGCTATTAAGACTTCCCCAGAATTAAGCCACTTATCTACAACCCTTGTTGATGCTGGAGATATAAAGAACAAAGTGGGTTCTTTTTACGATAATCCTCCAGACTACTTTACCAATAGAGTTGTCAGTTTAACCCCTAAATCTTTGAACTTCTTGGAACATCATTTGAAAGTGAAACTAATGAATGAAAGAATTCAACCGTATGATGGGTTATACATTACAGATGGGTGCACTCCAGCCACCTTGGACCTTGAGAAAGATTCAATGCTGTATAtgattgaaattttaaatattcaatcatcgctattgaaaaaaatgcaGGAGCATAAACATGGATTAAAATTGATTGATCAAACAAAAGTGGCTAATATTGAATACACTGACCCCAAGGACCCTCAATCATGGCCTATAGTTACTTTGGATAACGGTGAAGTGTTCAAGACTAGACTACTTGTTGGTGCAGATGGATTTAATTCCCCTGTAAGGAAATTCTCTGGGATTCATTCAAGAGGCTGGTTCTACAACACATTTGGGTTGGTTGCCACTTTGAAGTTAGAAACTCCACCTTTCAAAATCAGAGGCTGGCAACGTTTCTTACCAACGGGACCCATTGCACATTTACCTCTACCAGGTAACAATGCCACTTTAGTGTGGAGTACTGGAGGTGAAGCGTTATCCAGATTATTAATGTCACTTCCTGCTGAACAATTCACCACTTTGGTCAATGCAGCATTTATCCTAGATGATGCAGACATGCAATTTTATTACAAACAACTATCCAAGGGTGAAATGACTACTGAAGAATTGGTGAAGGATGTGGCATCCAGGAAAGAACAAGTATTGGAGTCGTTAAATGACGCTGGTGATGACATGTTTGTTGATGAACATTACCCACCTTTAGTATCTGACGTGGTGGAGAATACCAGAGCAAGATTTCCCTTAAAATTCTCACATGCTGACACATATTGTACAGATAGGATTGCCCTTGTTGGAGATGCTGCTCATACAACCCATCCCTTGGCAGGCCAAGGTTTAAATATGGGACAAGGTGATGTTGAAGCGTTGGTGAGTGCTCTTGAAAAGGCATCCATGAGAGGATTGGATATTGGATCCATGTTATCCTTGGAGCCTTTCTGGGCTGATAGATACCCATTTAATTTAACACGTTTAGGAATGGCTGACAAGTTACACAAGATTTACCATACTAATTTCGAACCTGTTGTAGCATTAAGATCTTTGGGTTTGAATTTAACTAACATGATTCCACCAATTAAGGACAGAATTATGGATACATTAACCGGTAAGTACTAA
- the YPT32 gene encoding Rab family GTPase YPT32 (ancestral locus Anc_3.521): MNNEDYGYDYDYLFKIVLIGDSGVGKSNLLSRFTTNEFNIESKSTIGVEFATRTIEVEGKKIKAQIWDTAGQERYRAITSAYYRGAVGALIVYDISKSGTYENCNHWLKELRDNADDNVAVGLIGNKSDLAHLRAVPTAEAKNFASENELLFTETSALNSENVDQAFRELITAIYQMVSKHQVDLGDSGNNAAAAPKGPTISLTPTPNENKKSSSSNCC; the protein is encoded by the coding sequence atgaaTAACGAAGATTATGGTTATGACTACGATTATCTTTTCAAGATTGTCTTAATTGGTGATTCCGGTGTTGGTAAATCCAACCTTTTGTCTCGTTTTACCACAAATGAATTTAACATAGAATCCAAATCCACTATTGGTGTGGAATTTGCCACTAGAACCATAGAAGTAGAAGGTAAGAAAATTAAGGCACAAATTTGGGATACAGCTGGTCAAGAACGTTATCGTGCAATCACATCAGCTTATTACAGAGGTGCTGTAGGTGCGTTGATTGTTTACGACATAAGTAAGTCTGGAACTTATGAGAACTGTAACCATTGGTTAAAAGAATTGAGAGATAATGCAGACGATAATGTTGCCGTTGGTTTAATTGGTAATAAATCTGATTTGGCTCATCTTCGTGCTGTACCAACTGCTGAGGCTAAAAATTTTGCATCTGAAAATGAACTTTTATTTACTGAGACCAGTGCTTTGAATAGTGAAAATGTCGATCAAGCCTTTAGAGAATTGATTACAGCTATATATCAAATGGTTAGTAAACATCAAGTAGATTTAGGCGATTCTGGTAACAATGCAGCAGCAGCACCAAAGGGACCAACGATTAGTTTGACACCAACtccaaatgaaaataagaagagTAGTTCCAGTAATTGTTGTTAA
- the MDM34 gene encoding ERMES complex subunit MDM34 (ancestral locus Anc_3.529) has translation MSFQFNEQMFKDNSFNDTIKQRLTSALNSFSKKNNLSHESSSSNTPSSSSSNTSSSSSASIPISHETNSLSILKSGIVVRKVNFPTIPQIEILDLDIQTTQPRSLLKGMCKISCKDATLQIQTIIESNLLLLNLEEQPVFTTPRMINNNSFQIPITMTFTKIQLEAITNIFMKDHGVSISFNDVSLNFDFDCSIKILQSTIEKRLKNSMKLVFEDILPTVIFNMSQNWFTGKSHPPANQKLIQPNNSHPRMILEESDLQELSATNMLRLSTIISSRHTLSLHSTEIHSLSTIPGCLERQNLYRFISKMPSLTCFDNCASKLQQQREKQQEIMERPSRRKNSHLPSHQINQLPQSALDEHTYNLETITNIQNHLYERSKGDHIAPRRRKVKLNLKKKKTNTNKSLPESKFTEITTQLENEISTEARTTPVPVSKESHDVTPQPDVEDDGKSKTMVSSRKSSNGSVHNETRYFKLPKRAAKYLNNSNNSSSNSITTDMIKTISPPLSPLSLSKNYRDYDNSKGFNFIGLNHHGWRWGINEDQPPPYS, from the coding sequence ATGTCCTTCCAATTCAACGAACAGATGTTCAAAGACAACTCCTTCAACGATACAATTAAACAGAGACTGACATCTGCACTGAATTCGTTCTCGAAGAAGAATAACCTCTCACATGAGTCATCATCGTCTAACacaccatcatcatcgtcatcaaatacatcatcatcctcttctGCTTCCATACCAATATCACATGAAACAAATAGCTTGAGTATCCTGAAAAGTGGCATCGTCGTCAGGAAGGTTAACTTCCCTACCATTCCGCAGATTGAAATACTAGATCTGGATATACAAACAACACAGCCAAGGTCTTTATTGAAGGGAATGTGCAAAATATCTTGCAAAGACGCTACTTTACAAATACAAACTATAATAGAATCAAACTTGTTGCTTTTGAATTTAGAAGAACAACCTGTATTTACCACACCAAGGATGATAAATAACAACTCCTTCCAAATACCGATAACGATGACCTTTACCAAGATTCAACTGGAGGCAataacaaatatttttatgaAAGATCATGGGGTGAgtatttccttcaatgatgtctctttgaattttgatttcGATTGTTCCATCAAGATTTTACAATCCACCATCGAGAAAAGACtaaaaaattcaatgaaattgGTATTTGAAGACATTCTACCTACTGTGATATTTAACATGTCACAAAATTGGTTCACAGGCAAATCACATCCACCAGCAAATCAAAAACTTATACAACCTAACAATTCGCATCCAAGAATGATCCTGGAGGAGTCTGACTTGCAAGAATTATCCGCAACAAATATGTTAAGATTGTCTACAATAATATCCTCTAGACATACACTCTCATTACATTCCACTGAAATTCATTCCTTATCAACGATACCTGGGTGCCTGGAGAGACAAAACTTATACCGTTTCATATCCAAGATGCCATCATTGACATGTTTCGATAATTGTGCTTCCAaattacaacaacaaagggaaaaacaacaagaaataatgGAAAGACCttcaagaaggaaaaatagTCACTTACCATCACATcaaatcaatcaattaCCACAGAGCGCCCTGGATGAGCATACTTATAATTTAGAAACTATAACgaatattcaaaatcatctttATGAAAGAAGTAAAGGTGACCATATTGCTCCTCGTAGAAGGAAGGTTAAgttgaatttaaagaagaagaagacgaaCACCAATAAATCATTGCCGGAATCCAAGTTCACTGAAATAACGACTCAACTGGAGAATGAAATCTCAACCGAGGCAAGAACCACACCAGTGCCAGTCTCTAAAGAAAGTCATGATGTGACGCCTCAACCTGACGTGGAAGATGACGGTAAGAGTAAGACAATGGTAAGTTCAAGGAAATCATCTAATGGGTCTGTTCATAATGAAACTagatatttcaaattaccTAAGAGGGCTgccaaatatttgaataacaGTAACAATAGCTCAAGCAATAGTATTACCACAGATATGATTAAAACAATATCGCCACCTTTATCACCTTTATCTTTATCGAAAAACTATAGAGATTATGACAATTCCAAGggattcaatttcattggGCTTAATCATCACGGTTGGCGATGGGGTATCAATGAAGATCAACCTCCCCCATATAGTTAA
- the MIG2 gene encoding Mig2p (ancestral locus Anc_3.518), whose amino-acid sequence MTGKKQVDFPEDNDERPFRCETCARGFHRLEHKKRHMRTHTGEKPHHCAFPGCGKGFSRSDELKRHLRTHTSTSQRRTKKPKMRGMNAYQMGDEMIDGTLVGQPMLFQPVATRMTGLAVGMAPMNANIIQVSGPAGQAPNGMHPIVIPMMAHNGTNIPVYAQSPQGMYPQNATIQISNMPSGSVATSNYVQLQPSMQSFNRSTSSLTLSEASNSSIFSSNVSMHTNMSRPNSPSSAHEYNTPVQQKQQTQSPQTQKRFAGSIINALTAMKKGHTTDKKVSKEKSAKIDRYLSPPSPKDSRTVSTTSSTVSLGSLLNTSSATTHIIPSKEIINNQGSFLDSQKRIPGEARFQLSTDDEDNYYDDTDDNGESSVNNDKSRVSNVKLPPMSKVLRQIDFFNKPN is encoded by the coding sequence ATGACAGGCAAAAAACAGGTGGATTTCCCCGAAGATAACGATGAGAGACCGTTCAGATGCGAGACCTGCGCAAGAGGATTTCACAGATTGGAACACAAGAAGAGACACATGAGAACACATACCGGGGAGAAACCACATCATTGTGCGTTCCCCGGATGTGGGAAGGGCTTTAGTAGAAGTGATGAGTTGAAGAGGCATTTGAGAACACACACCAGTACATCACAgagaagaacaaagaaaccaaagaTGAGAGGCATGAATGCTTATCAAATGGGTGACGAGATGATAGATGGGACTCTGGTCGGACAACCAATGTTGTTTCAACCAGTCGCCACAAGAATGACTGGATTGGCTGTCGGTATGGCACCAATGAATGCCAATATAATACAAGTATCTGGCCCTGCGGGACAAGCTCCCAATGGGATGCACCCAATTGTCATCCCTATGATGGCACATAATGGTACTAATATTCCTGTGTATGCTCAATCCCCACAGGGTATGTATCCTCAAAATGCAACGATACAGATTTCTAATATGCCCTCAGGAAGCGTTGCAACATCTAACTATGTTCAATTGCAGCCTTCCATGCAATCGTTCAATAGATCCACTAGCTCTTTGACGTTGAGTGAGGcttctaattcatccatCTTTTCATCCAATGTAAGTATGCATACAAATATGTCGAGGCCAAACTCTCCTTCCAGTGCACATGAATATAATACCCCGGTGCAACAAAAGCAACAAACTCAAAGTCCTCAAACTCAAAAACGATTTGCAGGTTCTATAATAAATGCATTAACAGCAATGAAGAAGGGTCACACCACAGATAAGAAAGTGTCCAAGGAGAAAAGTGCTAAGATTGATAGGTATTTGAGTCCGCCATCACCTAAGGATTCAAGAACTGTCTCTACAACAAGTAGCACAGTCTCCCTCGgttcattattaaacaCAAGTAGTGCAACTACACATATTATTCCCAGTAAGGAAATAATTAACAATCAAGGCTCCTTTTTAGATTCTCAAAAGAGGATACCGGGAGAAGCTAGATTCCAATTATCGACTGATGATGAGGACAATTATTATGACGACACTGATGATAATGGTGAATCATCAGTGAATAATGACAAATCAAGAGTGAGCAACGTTAAGTTGCCACCAATGAGCAAAGTGCTGAGACAaattgatttcttcaacaagCCCAACTAA
- the NCAS0E00620 gene encoding protein kinase subunit beta (ancestral locus Anc_3.517) — MGNNSSHPLKTNRDLPHPPPPQQQGTSLVSPNHTSNTSSRRSSNGMSIRNGSSIKKSKPIDIKRRDGDFPSETIPLKETPIDFPKLSSVGNEDEHITAARSTESHTNENSSFSENTPVEKRSRKSTLILRDEDELKMFPSRDERSLDSGNESLINAETEEQPKDKDFVNINNDEREIEESLKSLSLKDNDQSENPIEKDEDKIQDTDVSNDTSKIETPAEVANKQPEMYPVEITWKQGGDKVYVTGSFTGWRKMISLIPVPDKQGLFHVKLQLPAGTHRFRFIVDNELKFSDFLPTATDQTGNFVNYLEVKPPPPPVPAGQSSDSKSSSERKRRRSSVSSRKSKASEKDGKGGMEPMSARSRIPMEIRNDPDDFGDGYSRFVHEESSTPNFEYTQEIPTVFTDPKVMEEYYLTLDRKKNSNSSSLQWLTPPQLPPHLENIILNSSQDTSNENTSGALPIPNHVVLNHLVTTSIKHNTLCVASIIRYKHKYVTQILYAPLQ, encoded by the coding sequence ATGGGGAATAATTCAAGTCATCCATTAAAGACTAATAGGGACCTACCGCACCCGCCGCCGCCACAACAACAAGGGACCTCATTGGTTAGTCCCAATCATACTTCAAATACATCTTCCAGACGGTCCTCTAATGGGATGTCAATACGGAATGGTTCATCGATTAAGAAATCCAAACCTATAGATATTAAGAGAAGGGATGGAGATTTTCCATCAGAGACGATACCCTTGAAGGAAACTCCAATAGATTTCCCCAAGTTGAGCTCTGTTGGAAATGAGGATGAGCATATTACAGCTGCAAGGTCGACTGAGAGCCATACAAATGAGAATTCGTCCTTCTCAGAAAACACGCCGGTGGAGAAAAGGTCAAGAAAATCTACATTGATATTAAGGGACGAGGACGAATTAAAGATGTTCCCCAGTAGAGACGAAAGGAGTTTAGATTCCGGGAATGAAAGTTTAATAAATGCGGAAACAGAAGAACAACCCAAGGATAAAGATTTTGTGaacattaataatgatgaacGTGAAATAGAAGAATCGTTAAAGAGCCTTAGCTTAAAGGATAATGACCAGAGTGAGAATcctattgaaaaagatgaagataaaatACAGGATACTGATGTCTCCAATGATACGTCTAAAATTGAAACCCCCGCCGAGGTGGCTAATAAGCAACCTGAAATGTACCCTGTAGAGATTACATGGAAACAAGGCGGTGATAAAGTTTATGTTACTGGGTCGTTTACAGGATGGAGGAAAATGATTAGTTTGATACCTGTACCAGATAAGCAAGGTCTATTCCATGTTAAATTGCAATTACCAGCGGGGACGCACCGGTTCAGATTTATTGtagataatgaattaaaatttaGTGATTTCTTACCCACAGCCACAGATCAAACGGGGAATTTTGTGAATTATTTAGAAGTTAAACCTCCTCCACCTCCAGTGCCCGCAGGTCAATCATCAGATTCAAAGAGTTCATCTGAGAGGAAGAGAAGACGATCATCTGTTAGTTCTCGAAAGAGTAAAGCTTCGGAGAAGGATGGGAAAGGTGGTATGGAACCAATGAGTGCTAGATCTCGAATTCCTATGGAAATTCGGAATGATCCAGATGATTTTGGAGACGGATACTCACGGTTTGTTCATGAAGAATCCTCTACAcccaattttgaatatacaCAAGAAATACCGACTGTGTTTACGGATCCGAAAGTGATGGAAGAATATTATCTGACACTGGATAGGAAGAAGAATAGTAACAGTAGCAGTCTACAATGGTTAACGCCACCTCAACTACCACCACatttagaaaatatcatattgaattcttcaCAAGATACATCTAATGAGAACACGTCGGGTGCGCTGCCGATCCCGAACCATGTGGTTCTCAATCATTTGGTGACCACGAGTATAAAGCACAACACGTTATGTGTGGCCTCTATTATAAGATACAAACACAAGTACGTGACTCAAATACTGTATGCCCCATTACAATGA
- the NCS6 gene encoding Ncs6p (ancestral locus Anc_3.524), translated as MSSKSFVYVPPSEPVNNKNVKISQLCELCHARKAILKRPKNMQKVCKLCFFHVFETEIHNTIIDNNLFYRGERVAVGASGGKDSTVLAHMLKLLNERHDYGIDIVLLSVDEGIIGYRDDSLATVKRNQKQYGLPLEIVSFKELYNWTMDEIVACAGIRNSCTYCGVFRRQALDRGAEKLGINHVITGHNADDMAETVLMNILRGDVARLEKSTAIITKSKGSPIKRSKPFKYSYQKEIVLYAHYKKLDYFSTECTYAPEAFRGTAREFMKNLESVRPSCIIDIIHSGENLVLKKKDASQTKHGATGFVDGNRCEKCGYLSSNKKCKACILLEGLEANRATISIENDSSVDGAARVMRQLEHMSF; from the coding sequence ATGtcttccaaatcatttGTTTACGTACCACCTTCAGAACCAGTCAACAACAAGAATGTCAAGATATCGCAGCTTTGCGAGCTTTGTCATGCCAGAAAGGCCATCCTAAAGAGGCCCAAAAATATGCAGAAGGTTTGCAAACTATGTTTTTTCCATGTATTCGAAACAGAGATTCATAACACCATCATAGACAACAATCTGTTTTATCGTGGTGAAAGGGTAGCCGTTGGAGCCTCCGGTGGTAAGGATTCCACCGTATTGGCTCACATGCTAAAGCTATTGAATGAGCGCCATGATTATGGGATCGATATTGTCCTGCTGAGCGTGGATGAAGGTATTATTGGGTATCGTGATGACTCGTTGGCCACTGTGAAGAGAAATCAGAAACAATATGGATTACCCTTGGAGATTGTGTCTTTTAAGGAATTATATAATTGGACGATGGATGAAATTGTTGCATGTGCCGGTATTAGAAATAGTTGTACTTATTGTGGTGTGTTTAGAAGACAAGCTTTAGACCGTGGTGCTGAGAAATTAGGAATCAATCATGTCATCACGGGACATAATGCTGATGATATGGCAGAGACTGTGttgatgaatattttacGTGGGGATGTAGCTAGATTGGAGAAATCCACTGCTATTATTACGAAAAGTAAAGGATCACCCATTAAGAGATCAAAAccattcaaatattcatacCAAAAGGAAATTGTTCTTTATGCACATTATAAGAAATTAGACTATTTTTCTACTGAATGTACCTATGCACCAGAGGCATTCAGAGGTACCGCTAGAGAGTTCATGAAGAATTTAGAATCTGTGAGACCAAGTTGTATTATTGATATAATTCACAGTGGTGAAAATCTagtattgaagaagaaagatgCATCTCAGACAAAACACGGTGCTACAGGGTTTGTCGACGGGAATAGATGTGAGAAATGTGGGTATCTTTCCAGTAATAAGAAATGTAAGGCATGTATTCTATTGGAGGGGCTCGAGGCCAACAGAGCTACCATCTCTATTGAGAATGACAGTTCTGTGGATGGTGCTGCTAGAGTTATGAGGCAATTGGAACATATGTCCTTCTGA
- the POX1 gene encoding acyl-CoA oxidase (ancestral locus Anc_3.514) translates to MTRTTTQKRGSPVLNPQKFITQERLNSKLDIDQINTFLESNPTRQALTHSLVEQIIYDPVLKTDTDYYDQTKEQLRLNTAKKINRLSIYMEHDIKTAREQFRDQDLMKQLQTESSTVPPLTNKDISIFDKRLSLVANMDPQLGTRVGVHLGLFGNCIKGNGTDEQIKYWLQERGATLIKGIYGCFAMTELGHGSNVAQLQTRAVYDVKKDCFIIDTPDLTATKWWIGGAAHSATHTVVYARLIVNEKDYGVKTFVVPLRDTSTFQLLPGIAIGDIGSKMGRDGIDNGWIQFRNVVIPREFMLSRFTKVIPRPNGANPIVKTEPQLDAISGYSALLSGRVNMVMDSFRFGSKFATIGIRYAVGRQQFAPKKNAEETQLIDYPLHQYRVLPQLVIPYLVSPAAFKLMDNYYSTLDELYAVSSSGDKVKLAKVSSKLKNLFIDSASLKATNTWLIAQLIDELRQSCGGHGYSQYNAFGKGYDDWVVQCTWEGDNNILCLTSAKSILKKFVDSATMGKYDKELDSDSFGYLDPKYIMGIFSGSSKIELDKLSGYRDVWAISLVKLLGHIAKIVEKSRNIDGVSKLLVLVAKFHAIHYMLKTYYVKLSNPGESYVTDEATRDALWNAYKLFSIYFIDKHSGEFQQLEIFKPREISQLIQPKLMELLPLIRNDAIALTDAFKLPDAMINAPIGYYDGDIYHNYFNEVCKNNPTEKDGAGIPSYHGLLSSMLGRGFEFDARLGGAAAAETLAQLNK, encoded by the coding sequence ATGACTagaacaacaacacaaAAGAGGGGTTCGCCCGTGTTGAACCCACAAAAGTTTATCACTCAAGAAAGATTGAATTCTAAGTTGGATATCGATCAAATAAACACATTCTTGGAATCAAACCCCACAAGACAAGCGCTAACGCATTCGCTCGTTGAACAAATCATTTACGACCCTGTCCTCAAGACTGACACAGACTATTATGACCAAACAAAGGAACAACTTAGATTGAACACTGCtaagaaaattaatagATTGTCCATTTACATGGAACATGATATTAAGACTGCCAGGGAACAGTTCCGTGATCAAGATttgatgaaacaattaCAGACTGAATCATCCACTGTCCCACCTTTGACTAACAAGGATATTTCTATCTTTGATAAAAGACTGTCCTTAGTGGCTAACATGGATCCACAATTGGGTACTCGTGTCGGAGTTCACTTGGGTTTGTTTGGTAATTGTATTAAGGGTAATGGTACCGatgaacaaattaaatattgGTTACAGGAAAGAGGTGCTACTTTAATTAAGGGAATTTATGGTTGTTTTGCCATGACTGAATTGGGTCATGGTTCCAATGTGGCACAATTACAAACAAGAGCTGTGTATGATGTAAAGAAGGattgttttattattgatacTCCTGATTTAACTGCAACCAAATGGTGGATCGGTGGTGCAGCTCATTCAGCCACTCATACTGTAGTTTATGCAAGATTGATTGTTAACGAGAAGGATTATGGTGTTAAGACATTTGTGGTACCACTAAGAGACACTTCCACTTTCCAACTACTCCCTGGTATTGCCATTGGTGACATTGGTAGTAAGATGGGTAGAGATGGTATTGATAACGGTTGGATTCAATTTAGAAATGTGGTGATTCCACGTGAATTTATGTTAAGTAGATTCACAAAAGTCATCCCAAGACCAAATGGTGCAAACCCAATTGTGAAAACTGAACCTCAATTAGACGCAATTTCAGGTTATAGTGCATTATTAAGTGGTAGAGTTAATATGGTAATGGATTCATTCAGATTCGGTTCTAAATTTGCCACAATTGGTATTAGATATGCTGTAGGAAGACAGCAATTTGctccaaagaaaaatgcaGAGGAGActcaattaattgattatCCCTTACATCAATATCGTGTCCTACCACAATTAGTTATCCCATATTTGGTATCTCCAGCAGCATTCAAATTAATGGataattattattcaacTTTAGATGAACTTTACgcagtttcttcttccgGTGATAAGGTTAAATTGGCAAAAGTCAGTTctaaattaaagaatttattcattgacAGTGCAAGTTTGAAGGCCACAAATACATGGTTAATTGCCcaattgattgatgaattaagACAATCATGTGGTGGTCACGGGTATTCTCAATATAATGCATTCGGTAAAGGCTATGATGACTGGGTGGTTCAATGTACTTGGGAAggtgataataatatcttgTGTTTAACATCTGCTAAATCCATATTAAAGAAGTTTGTCGACTCTGCTACCATGGGTAAATATGACAAAGAATTGGATTCTGATTCGTTTGGTTATTTGGATCCTAAGTATATTATGGGTATCTTTTCTGGTTCTAGTAAGATTGAATTGGATAAATTAAGTGGCTACAGAGATGTTTGGGCCATTAGTTTAGTTAAATTATTGGGTCATATTGCCAAAATTGTAGAAAAATCAAGAAACATTGATGGTGTTTCAAAACTTTTAGTTTTGGTAGCAAAATTCCACGCCATCCATTATATGTTGAAGACATATTATGTTAAATTATCTAACCCTGGTGAATCTTATGTGACCGATGAGGCTACAAGAGATGCTTTATGGAATGCCTATAaattgttttcaatttattttattgataAGCATTCAGGTGAATTCcaacaattggaaatatttaaacCAAGAGAAATTTCTCAATTGATTCAACCAAAATTGATGGAATTGTTACCCTTAATAAGAAATGATGCTATTGCCCTAACCGACGCCTTTAAATTGCCTGATGCAATGATAAACGCACCAATTGGTTATTATGACGGTGATATTTATCacaattatttcaatgaaGTTTGTAAAAATAATCCAACTGAAAAGGATGGTGCCGGTATTCCATCCTATCATGGGTTGTTATCAAGTATGTTGGGTAGaggatttgaatttgatgcTAGGTTGGGTGGCGCTGCTGCTGCAGAAACTTTGGCTCAATTAAATAAGTAA
- the BOL2 gene encoding Bol2p (ancestral locus Anc_3.530) encodes MSEASTYTEEDLRKKIEAAIPNIYNIIVTDLSYGCGQSFDVVVVSDSFQGKNKLQRSRLVNGTLKAELASIHAFSCKCYTEEEWSKIVV; translated from the coding sequence ATGTCTGAAGCATCTACCTAcactgaagaagatctACGAAAGAAAATCGAAGCTGCCATTCctaatatatataacatCATTGTAACTGATTTGTCATACGGATGCGGTCAATCCTTCGATGTCGTTGTCGTGAGTGATTCTTTTCAAGGTAAAAACAAGTTACAAAGAAGTAGGCTAGTCAATGGTACTTTGAAGGCTGAACTAGCTAGCATCCATGCGTTCAGTTGCAAATGCTACACGGAGGAAGAATGGTCCAAGATCGTGGTCTGA